One Mycolicibacterium pulveris genomic region harbors:
- a CDS encoding adenylyltransferase/cytidyltransferase family protein, producing MIIGYTTGVFDLFHIGHVNLLRNARSLCDKLIVGVTVDELVSYKGKNPVIPFMERIEVVRACRYVDVAIPQLSIDKVEAVNKLNANRLFVGDDWYKTERWQEMEADLQTLGCDIVYLPYTRGVSSTLINETLTSLRAAQE from the coding sequence ATGATAATCGGATACACCACTGGAGTTTTCGACTTATTTCATATCGGACATGTCAACCTTCTCCGCAACGCGCGGTCCCTATGCGACAAGTTGATTGTGGGGGTCACAGTCGACGAATTGGTCTCATACAAGGGCAAAAATCCAGTAATACCCTTCATGGAGCGAATCGAGGTCGTGCGCGCGTGCCGATATGTCGACGTCGCCATCCCACAACTGTCGATTGACAAAGTCGAGGCTGTCAACAAGTTGAATGCCAACCGTTTATTCGTAGGTGACGACTGGTACAAAACCGAACGATGGCAGGAAATGGAGGCAGACCTGCAAACCTTGGGTTGCGATATCGTCTATCTCCCGTACACGCGTGGCGTTAGCAGCACTCTCATTAATGAGACACTCACGTCTCTACGTGCCGCTCAAGAATAG
- a CDS encoding class I SAM-dependent methyltransferase: MKFSEVERLVKGIPFIDRVNAEALYSFIIGQNLKDCLELGFAHGVASCFMAAALDELGGGRLVSVDIESAREWQKPSIEELLQRVGLPQYVEIHRERTGYNWYLQKLIAQRSENDLNICEPIFDLCIIDGPKNWTIDSSAFFLVDKLLKPGGWIIFDDYYWSYASADRTRDATDGIVHRDLSDSERTTPHIRQIFNLLVMQHPDYSNFRIQEDSGWAWAQKTDAPLSTKRVSYELSYSSRDYLSRALHKARLALTRQRAG, translated from the coding sequence ATGAAGTTTAGTGAGGTCGAGCGCCTGGTCAAAGGCATTCCATTCATCGATAGAGTCAACGCTGAGGCGCTCTATAGCTTTATTATCGGACAAAATCTGAAAGACTGCCTGGAGCTGGGGTTCGCTCACGGTGTCGCGAGTTGCTTCATGGCTGCAGCTCTCGATGAGCTGGGGGGCGGTCGATTAGTTTCGGTGGATATTGAATCGGCGCGGGAGTGGCAAAAGCCGAGCATCGAGGAGCTTCTCCAGAGGGTGGGTTTACCACAATACGTGGAGATCCACCGCGAGCGAACGGGATATAACTGGTATCTTCAGAAGCTTATCGCTCAACGCTCAGAAAATGATCTCAATATCTGCGAACCGATTTTCGATCTCTGCATTATTGATGGTCCGAAGAACTGGACGATAGATAGCAGTGCATTCTTCCTTGTTGACAAGCTTCTTAAGCCGGGGGGTTGGATAATTTTCGATGATTATTACTGGAGCTATGCCAGTGCGGATCGAACGAGAGATGCAACCGATGGTATCGTGCACCGAGATTTATCAGACTCTGAGCGGACGACGCCCCATATCAGGCAGATTTTCAACCTTCTTGTCATGCAACATCCTGACTACAGTAATTTCCGGATACAAGAAGATTCTGGGTGGGCTTGGGCTCAGAAGACTGATGCCCCACTAAGTACAAAGAGAGTCAGTTATGAGCTTTCCTACAGTTCACGCGACTATCTGTCGAGAGCTCTCCACAAAGCGCGGCTTGCCCTCACGCGCCAACGGGCCGGGTGA